Proteins from one Sulfurovum sp. TSL1 genomic window:
- a CDS encoding GIY-YIG nuclease family protein: MNTNIQNILFDYEKRLSSSQRYVLFQNNWKNIFPDYSGVYVIWENEKPIYVGETSGLKSRMSDLMRPINHAFTKKIDKKIEATSLEELRRYMNTNYKLSYISIDLGRSEIEEYLILRWRKTLINKPTTRLLKGTQYFWVKSV; the protein is encoded by the coding sequence TTGAATACAAACATACAAAATATATTATTTGATTATGAAAAAAGATTAAGTTCATCACAAAGATATGTATTGTTTCAAAATAATTGGAAAAATATATTTCCAGATTACAGTGGAGTATACGTTATATGGGAGAATGAAAAGCCTATATATGTTGGTGAAACATCTGGATTAAAAAGTAGAATGTCTGATTTAATGAGACCAATAAATCATGCATTTACAAAAAAAATAGATAAAAAAATAGAAGCAACAAGCTTAGAAGAACTAAGAAGATATATGAATACTAACTATAAATTGTCATACATCTCAATAGATTTAGGACGTTCAGAAATTGAAGAATATTTGATTTTAAGGTGGAGAAAAACACTAATAAATAAACCAACAACAAGATTGCTAAAAGGGACTCAATATTTTTGGGTGAAAAGTGTATAA
- a CDS encoding GNAT family N-acetyltransferase, which produces MDIQIYSAERAREIADLFHQSVHAIDPSVYTAEQKEAWAPTPPNYKQWAKRLHEKRPFIAIIDDQVVGFMELDTDGHIDCTYTHPDFQGKGVASTLYEHLLTEARTRDLKRLYVEASLIAKPFFKHRGFSVVKKNEVQRKGVSLVNFSMEKHIPLINS; this is translated from the coding sequence ATGGATATACAAATATATTCTGCAGAAAGGGCTAGGGAGATTGCGGACTTGTTTCATCAGTCTGTTCATGCGATTGATCCTTCGGTATATACAGCAGAACAAAAAGAAGCATGGGCACCAACACCGCCTAATTATAAACAGTGGGCTAAACGCTTACATGAGAAAAGACCGTTTATAGCGATTATTGATGATCAAGTTGTCGGTTTTATGGAGCTGGATACGGATGGTCATATTGACTGTACTTATACGCATCCGGATTTTCAGGGAAAGGGTGTCGCATCTACCCTGTATGAGCATTTGCTTACGGAAGCAAGAACCAGAGATCTCAAGCGTTTATACGTTGAAGCATCGCTCATTGCCAAACCATTCTTCAAACACCGTGGATTCTCTGTGGTTAAGAAAAATGAGGTACAAAGAAAAGGTGTATCATTAGTGAATTTCTCAATGGAAAAGCATATTCCTCTAATAAATAGTTAG
- a CDS encoding dihydroorotate dehydrogenase-like protein, whose amino-acid sequence MDLTTTHLGLTLKNPLIASASPLTASLESIKKLEESGIAAVIMHSLFEEEINHEIRQIDHFLHIHNNSNPEATTYLPNEVDFENLHSEHYLEEIRKIKESVHIPVIASLNGVSAGGWVKYAKKLQEAGADALELNITYIPTSIDMEGHIVEQMYVDTVAQVKEHISIPLNVKMNAYFSSPANMAKRIVEAGANGLTIFDNPTRVDVDLELLTPLQCANITRSANISETLRWCAILHNKLSCSMCAGTGIHSGEDVLKAIMSGADAVALASVLLTKGEAQAAIILNELIQWMQANEYDSISQMKGSISLAHTDNPAAYERNSYMYALQQYRR is encoded by the coding sequence ATGGATCTAACTACGACACATTTGGGATTGACATTGAAAAATCCCCTTATTGCCAGCGCTTCGCCGTTAACGGCCTCTCTGGAGAGTATCAAAAAGCTTGAAGAGAGCGGTATAGCCGCTGTGATCATGCATTCACTCTTCGAAGAAGAGATCAACCATGAGATCCGTCAGATCGACCACTTTTTACACATTCACAACAATTCAAATCCAGAGGCGACCACGTATCTGCCCAATGAAGTGGATTTTGAGAATCTTCACTCTGAACACTATCTTGAAGAGATCAGAAAGATCAAAGAATCTGTTCATATCCCGGTTATCGCGAGTCTGAACGGTGTCTCGGCTGGAGGATGGGTGAAATACGCCAAAAAACTGCAAGAAGCCGGTGCAGATGCTTTGGAACTGAACATCACCTATATTCCCACATCTATTGATATGGAGGGACATATCGTAGAGCAGATGTATGTCGATACGGTAGCGCAGGTAAAAGAACACATATCCATCCCCCTCAATGTCAAGATGAACGCCTATTTTTCCAGCCCTGCCAATATGGCAAAACGCATTGTGGAAGCCGGAGCCAACGGTCTGACCATTTTTGACAATCCTACACGCGTGGATGTGGACCTTGAACTTCTTACTCCCTTACAGTGTGCCAATATCACCCGCTCTGCAAATATCAGTGAAACCTTAAGATGGTGTGCGATCCTACATAACAAGCTTTCCTGCTCAATGTGTGCGGGCACCGGGATACACAGCGGGGAAGATGTGCTCAAAGCCATCATGAGCGGAGCAGATGCAGTGGCGCTGGCTTCTGTACTTCTTACCAAAGGGGAAGCCCAGGCAGCAATCATACTCAATGAGCTCATCCAGTGGATGCAAGCGAATGAATACGACTCCATCTCACAGATGAAAGGAAGTATCTCTCTGGCCCATACCGATAACCCGGCTGCCTATGAACGCAACTCCTATATGTACGCTTTACAGCAGTACCGGCGCTGA
- the nifJ gene encoding pyruvate:ferredoxin (flavodoxin) oxidoreductase — MMKERSTMMVDGNEAVAMVAHKINEVIAIYPITPASAMGEFSDIYSSKKQKNIFGTIPQVYEMQSEGGASGAVHGALQAGALTTTFTASQGLLLMIPNMYKIAGELTSTVFHVASRSLAAQALSIFGDHQDVMGVRQTGFALLASSSVQEAHDFALISQAATLHARIPFLHFFDGFRTSHEVSRIEKLPDDVLKAMINPDLVAAHRKRGLTPDTPVLRGTSQNPDVYFQGRESVNKYYQALPKILQEQMDAFAGLTGRSYRLFDYVGVEDAERVIVLMGSGTQAVEESVHYLNAQGEKVGMIKVRLALPFAIDAFMDALPRSVKSIAVLDRTKESGSLGEPLYHDVVSALFEQRTQLSTGLPTIIGGRYGLSSKEFTPAMILAIYKELSKASPKNHFTIGIDDDVTHTSLDYDHDFILKNPTQFQALFYGLGSDGTVGANKNTIKIIGEETDYYAQGYFVYDSKKSGSMTISHLRFGPDPIHSSYLIQEADFIAVHQSVFLEKLDLLKYAKPGAVFLLNTPHNKEEVWQHLPRVTLKRIIDKGLKFYVIDAYSVAKESNMGSRINTVMQTCFFAISGILPRDEAIEKIKHSIQKSYGKKGDVIVEMNFAAVDNALAHLYEVDIPTQAESTQELRPVLKGVLTPFISEVIGKMSAYMGDELPVSKIPADGTWPTGTTQYEKRNIAHEVPVWDHDTCIQCNKCVSACPHSVIRSNVFDVSFMQEAPEGFLSKLAKGKKFGENDLFNISVAVEDCTGCSLCTEVCPAKNKSQTNLKAINMTPLDAIKEQKITQWDYFASLPKIERSQLDHDDLKESQFLEPLFEFSGACAGCGETPYIKLATQLFGDRMVVANATGCSSIYGGNLPTTPWRKNDEGRGPAWSNSLFEDNAEFGLGFRLAIDNHVDHARSLLQGLQDGLDKTLVETILGASQNNETEINQQRERIVLLKSALAEREDNEAKKLHEIADYLVKKSVWIIGGDGWAYDIDYGGLDHVLASGKNVNILVLDTQVYSNTGGQQSKATLTGAVAKFAAEGKAGVPKDLAAMAINYENVYVAKVALGANDKATVKAFVEAERYDGPSIIIAYSQCIAHGYDLKYGFDQQKRAVDSGLWPIFRFDPDKIKEGENPMTLDYKGPKIDVKDFMYRETRFKMVEKMNAESAESYLETAAHTAQSLYKRYQNLYEYYQPRQKEV; from the coding sequence ATGATGAAAGAACGTTCCACTATGATGGTTGACGGCAATGAAGCCGTTGCCATGGTCGCCCACAAGATCAATGAAGTCATTGCCATATACCCTATCACCCCTGCTTCTGCCATGGGTGAATTCAGTGACATTTACAGTTCAAAAAAACAGAAAAACATTTTTGGTACCATCCCCCAAGTCTATGAAATGCAAAGTGAGGGAGGTGCAAGCGGTGCCGTTCACGGCGCATTGCAAGCAGGTGCACTGACCACAACCTTTACCGCTTCTCAGGGGCTGCTGCTGATGATACCCAATATGTACAAGATCGCAGGGGAACTCACTTCAACGGTATTCCATGTTGCCTCCAGATCTCTTGCAGCCCAGGCACTTTCCATCTTTGGTGATCATCAGGATGTCATGGGGGTAAGACAGACCGGATTTGCCCTGCTTGCATCAAGTTCTGTACAGGAAGCCCATGATTTTGCGCTTATCTCACAAGCGGCGACCTTGCATGCACGTATTCCTTTTTTACATTTTTTTGACGGTTTTCGAACCTCACATGAGGTAAGTCGTATCGAAAAACTCCCTGATGACGTACTTAAAGCAATGATCAACCCAGATCTGGTTGCGGCACACCGGAAACGGGGCCTGACACCTGATACGCCTGTACTACGAGGTACCTCACAAAATCCCGATGTCTATTTTCAAGGACGTGAAAGTGTCAATAAGTATTATCAGGCTCTGCCGAAAATCTTGCAGGAGCAGATGGATGCCTTTGCCGGTCTCACAGGAAGATCCTACCGGCTTTTTGATTATGTCGGTGTTGAAGATGCTGAAAGAGTGATCGTATTGATGGGGTCAGGTACCCAAGCCGTAGAAGAGAGCGTGCACTATCTGAACGCTCAAGGTGAAAAAGTAGGCATGATAAAGGTACGGTTGGCATTGCCTTTTGCCATCGATGCATTCATGGATGCACTGCCAAGATCAGTGAAGTCAATTGCAGTACTGGACCGTACCAAAGAGTCAGGAAGCCTGGGCGAACCGCTCTATCATGATGTAGTAAGTGCACTGTTTGAACAGCGTACACAACTCTCTACAGGGCTGCCGACTATCATCGGAGGCCGCTACGGCCTTTCTTCCAAAGAGTTCACACCCGCCATGATCCTTGCGATCTACAAGGAACTTTCCAAAGCGTCTCCGAAAAATCATTTCACCATAGGCATTGACGATGATGTCACCCATACATCACTTGATTATGATCATGATTTCATCTTAAAAAACCCTACCCAGTTTCAAGCCCTTTTTTACGGACTGGGCTCGGATGGTACGGTAGGTGCGAACAAAAATACCATCAAGATCATCGGTGAAGAGACAGACTATTATGCCCAGGGATATTTTGTCTATGACTCCAAAAAATCGGGTTCCATGACCATCTCTCATCTGCGTTTCGGTCCCGATCCGATCCACTCCAGTTACCTGATACAAGAAGCGGACTTTATCGCCGTACACCAGTCAGTATTTCTTGAAAAACTCGATCTGCTGAAGTATGCTAAACCAGGTGCCGTTTTTCTGCTGAACACCCCTCACAACAAAGAGGAAGTATGGCAGCATCTTCCCCGTGTGACCTTGAAGCGTATCATCGACAAAGGGCTGAAATTTTATGTCATTGATGCCTACAGTGTGGCCAAAGAAAGCAACATGGGGTCACGGATCAATACTGTAATGCAGACCTGTTTCTTTGCCATCAGCGGCATTCTTCCCAGAGATGAAGCCATTGAAAAAATAAAACACTCGATACAAAAAAGTTACGGGAAAAAAGGTGATGTGATCGTAGAGATGAATTTTGCCGCCGTGGACAATGCCCTTGCTCATCTCTATGAAGTCGATATTCCCACACAGGCAGAGAGTACCCAAGAACTTCGGCCTGTGCTCAAAGGTGTATTGACACCGTTCATTTCTGAAGTGATCGGAAAAATGAGCGCCTACATGGGAGATGAACTTCCAGTATCCAAGATTCCGGCTGACGGAACGTGGCCCACAGGGACGACACAGTACGAAAAACGTAACATCGCCCATGAAGTGCCTGTCTGGGACCATGATACCTGCATTCAGTGCAATAAATGTGTCTCTGCCTGCCCCCACTCGGTCATACGCTCTAATGTCTTTGATGTTTCCTTTATGCAAGAAGCGCCTGAAGGGTTTCTCTCCAAACTGGCAAAGGGGAAGAAATTCGGTGAAAATGATCTTTTCAATATCTCAGTAGCGGTCGAGGACTGTACAGGATGTTCGCTCTGTACTGAAGTCTGTCCGGCCAAAAACAAATCACAGACCAATCTCAAAGCCATCAATATGACACCGCTTGATGCCATAAAAGAGCAAAAGATCACACAGTGGGACTATTTTGCTTCACTACCGAAGATCGAACGTTCACAACTTGACCATGATGACCTGAAAGAGTCACAGTTCCTTGAACCTCTCTTTGAATTCAGCGGTGCATGTGCGGGGTGCGGAGAGACTCCGTACATTAAACTTGCTACACAGCTTTTCGGTGACAGGATGGTCGTTGCCAACGCCACTGGATGCAGCTCCATTTACGGAGGGAATCTTCCTACGACCCCATGGAGAAAAAATGATGAAGGACGCGGACCGGCATGGTCCAATTCACTCTTTGAAGACAATGCAGAGTTCGGGCTTGGCTTCCGCCTTGCCATCGATAACCATGTAGATCATGCCCGAAGCCTGCTTCAAGGACTTCAGGACGGTCTGGACAAAACACTTGTTGAAACGATACTCGGTGCTTCTCAGAACAATGAAACAGAGATCAACCAGCAAAGAGAACGGATTGTACTGCTTAAATCTGCTCTTGCTGAACGTGAAGACAATGAAGCAAAAAAACTACATGAGATCGCAGATTATCTTGTGAAAAAATCCGTTTGGATCATCGGTGGAGACGGCTGGGCTTATGATATCGACTATGGCGGCCTGGACCATGTACTTGCCAGCGGAAAAAATGTCAATATTCTGGTACTCGATACCCAGGTCTACTCCAACACCGGTGGCCAGCAGTCCAAGGCTACTTTGACCGGTGCTGTGGCGAAGTTTGCAGCAGAAGGAAAGGCAGGCGTACCGAAAGATCTCGCTGCAATGGCCATCAATTACGAAAATGTCTATGTGGCAAAAGTCGCATTGGGTGCGAATGACAAAGCCACGGTCAAAGCCTTTGTTGAAGCAGAACGCTATGACGGCCCTTCCATCATCATCGCCTATTCACAATGTATCGCACACGGCTATGATCTCAAATACGGTTTTGATCAGCAAAAACGCGCGGTTGACAGTGGTTTATGGCCGATCTTCCGCTTTGATCCCGATAAGATCAAAGAAGGGGAAAACCCGATGACACTTGATTACAAAGGACCTAAAATAGATGTCAAGGACTTTATGTATCGCGAAACACGATTTAAAATGGTTGAGAAGATGAATGCTGAATCTGCAGAATCCTACCTGGAAACTGCGGCACATACGGCCCAGAGTCTCTACAAACGGTACCAAAACCTGTATGAATATTACCAGCCAAGACAAAAGGAGGTGTGA
- a CDS encoding pyridoxamine 5'-phosphate oxidase family protein, with amino-acid sequence MGQQYSELSDKLIQFIEEQKIYFVGTATAESRINISPKGMDSLKVLDADRIVWLNVTGSGNETSAHIQENPRMTIMFTAFQGDPMILRIYGTAKVIHKKDKEWESLFSLFNPLPGSRQIFDLQIELVQSSCGMSIPFFDYIDEREQLNEWAKKKGEEGIKKYWDKNNQYSLDGIATHIMDKND; translated from the coding sequence ATGGGACAACAATATTCTGAATTGTCCGATAAACTCATACAGTTTATCGAAGAACAAAAAATATATTTTGTTGGTACAGCAACCGCTGAGAGTAGAATAAATATATCTCCAAAAGGTATGGATTCCTTAAAAGTATTGGATGCAGATCGAATTGTATGGCTTAACGTAACGGGTAGCGGTAACGAAACGTCAGCACATATTCAAGAGAACCCTCGAATGACCATTATGTTTACTGCTTTTCAAGGTGATCCTATGATATTGCGTATTTATGGAACTGCAAAAGTTATCCATAAAAAAGACAAGGAGTGGGAATCATTGTTTTCGTTATTTAACCCATTGCCGGGATCAAGACAGATATTTGATTTACAAATAGAGCTTGTACAGTCTTCTTGTGGTATGTCGATACCATTTTTTGATTATATTGACGAAAGAGAACAGCTCAATGAGTGGGCTAAGAAGAAAGGTGAAGAAGGCATAAAAAAATATTGGGATAAAAATAATCAATACAGCCTTGATGGTATTGCAACCCATATTATGGATAAAAATGACTAA
- a CDS encoding fumarylacetoacetate hydrolase family protein, whose translation MKTLQFKQQTITPSKVVCIGRNYVEHIKELGNEIPENMVVFNKPNSAITDTLYFIDETTRFEAEICFLVEQNKLSGVGVGLDLTKATIQNKMKEKGLPWERAKAFDGSAVLSDFIALDTPLESLSMKLFVNDRLQQHATYELMMYKPLEMLEEIRSFMSLEDGDVIMSGTPKGVANYKREDTFYIELYSDEEVILSQMWQAK comes from the coding sequence ATGAAAACTTTACAATTTAAACAGCAAACTATCACTCCTTCAAAAGTCGTCTGTATAGGACGAAACTATGTAGAACATATCAAAGAGTTGGGTAATGAAATTCCGGAAAACATGGTAGTATTTAACAAACCTAATTCAGCTATCACGGACACCTTATACTTTATAGATGAGACGACGCGTTTTGAAGCAGAGATCTGTTTTTTAGTGGAGCAAAATAAACTGTCGGGTGTTGGCGTTGGACTTGATCTGACAAAGGCAACAATTCAAAACAAGATGAAAGAGAAAGGCTTGCCGTGGGAACGTGCTAAGGCTTTTGATGGTTCAGCCGTATTGAGTGACTTCATAGCTTTAGATACACCTTTAGAAAGCTTATCGATGAAGCTCTTCGTCAATGACAGACTTCAGCAACATGCAACTTATGAACTGATGATGTATAAACCTTTAGAGATGTTAGAAGAGATCCGGTCTTTTATGAGCTTAGAGGATGGGGATGTTATTATGTCGGGTACACCTAAAGGGGTAGCCAATTATAAAAGAGAGGATACTTTTTATATTGAACTTTATAGTGATGAAGAAGTGATACTTTCTCAAATGTGGCAAGCCAAGTAA
- a CDS encoding transposase, whose translation MGRSRYKIYEPTHPHFITCTVLNWIPLFTRKDSVEILLESFRYLQEKDNFKLYAYVILENHIHILAQSDDIGKSMAKFKTHTAKSLIRLLQNENVKTILEQLIFYKKAHKSDREYQLWQEGIQPKLMQSDAMMISKIKYIHDNPVKRGYVDEAKHWRYSSARDYEGEVGLLDIERFW comes from the coding sequence ATGGGAAGAAGTAGATATAAAATATATGAACCTACACATCCACATTTTATTACTTGTACGGTATTGAACTGGATACCTTTGTTTACAAGAAAAGATAGTGTTGAAATACTTCTTGAAAGCTTTAGATACCTTCAGGAAAAAGATAATTTCAAACTCTACGCTTATGTCATACTTGAAAATCATATCCATATCTTAGCCCAAAGTGATGACATAGGTAAAAGTATGGCAAAATTTAAAACACATACTGCAAAATCTCTTATAAGATTACTTCAAAATGAAAATGTTAAAACCATACTGGAACAATTAATATTTTACAAAAAAGCACATAAATCAGATCGAGAATATCAATTATGGCAAGAAGGTATCCAGCCTAAACTTATGCAAAGTGATGCGATGATGATCTCTAAAATTAAATACATTCATGACAATCCTGTCAAAAGAGGATATGTAGATGAAGCCAAACATTGGCGATATAGTTCTGCCAGAGATTATGAAGGGGAAGTTGGTCTTTTAGATATTGAGCGGTTTTGGTAG
- a CDS encoding FmdE family protein, translating to MKLRLFFPQILIVMLFDHTIHAQEPTYKQGVNIFIETGVTQPDNIPTWYAPMVAKPYAPVFEILATKGTQGRYYQYTYALTIKDMIKWHGHDCEGTTHAANSMKVAFEILFPDGIIDRSVIKGISGTGPCWSDAVAFLTGARLQYGNLGFFKNKEYNHSILLYRTDTKVAVLATWKKGINNIPGEPVVLPEKINWTTKVNMQDVVALKKEVKNAKGTPTPYQVDLLRFYQWTHVNDILNHPLHESYQAKVIEDFNWDDWVDNTKSIAKPFVRSDTRLKNHPYREKPVLDIK from the coding sequence ATGAAACTACGATTATTTTTTCCACAAATATTGATCGTGATGTTATTCGATCATACTATACATGCACAGGAACCGACTTATAAGCAAGGGGTGAACATATTCATAGAAACCGGTGTAACCCAGCCAGATAATATCCCTACATGGTATGCACCGATGGTGGCTAAGCCCTATGCGCCTGTTTTCGAAATTCTCGCTACAAAAGGAACGCAAGGCAGGTATTACCAGTACACATATGCTTTAACGATAAAGGATATGATCAAGTGGCATGGCCATGATTGTGAAGGAACCACCCATGCTGCAAACAGTATGAAAGTCGCATTCGAAATACTTTTTCCTGACGGCATTATAGATAGAAGTGTCATCAAGGGTATTTCAGGAACCGGTCCCTGCTGGTCAGATGCTGTTGCCTTCCTGACCGGTGCCCGACTTCAATATGGCAATCTTGGCTTCTTCAAGAACAAAGAGTATAACCATTCCATTCTGCTGTACCGGACAGACACTAAGGTTGCTGTTTTAGCGACATGGAAAAAAGGTATCAATAATATTCCGGGTGAACCCGTCGTACTGCCTGAAAAGATCAATTGGACAACCAAAGTGAACATGCAGGATGTCGTTGCATTGAAGAAAGAAGTAAAAAATGCAAAAGGCACCCCCACCCCCTATCAGGTCGATCTCTTACGTTTCTACCAATGGACACATGTGAACGACATTCTGAATCATCCATTACATGAAAGCTACCAAGCCAAAGTCATTGAAGATTTCAACTGGGACGACTGGGTAGATAACACAAAAAGCATTGCAAAACCGTTTGTCAGGTCAGACACACGTTTAAAGAATCACCCGTATCGTGAAAAGCCTGTCTTAGATATAAAATGA
- a CDS encoding EAL domain-containing protein: MKNENSKKIKLLEYNVQHSMDIREKPHIDIEQTQLLNEYKKAVDQSTIVSKTDKNGVIIYVNDAFETVSGYSKDELIGASQSIIRHTDTPLETFKAMWETILNKQPWHGILKNRAKDGSAYYVDTTISPILGTNGEIEEFIAMRHDITKIFEQEQLINRQFTDVLTGLPNRLKLLQELEKEDYKELILFDLDAFQDVNKLYGQAIGDEILKRVALYITEVFSKKKKQVYKLPGDVFAILCFDACVEDACKEIISTFIQEFSENLFQIGEHEIYLSIAAGVGYGKNSDILINANIALNNAKKLKLPFSFYNLTEEEEAYYVHSHKMIKTLKYAILNDLVIPYFHPIYNSQTCKIEKYEVLMRIINENGEVVDPLSFLDISRKIKIYPELTKIIIRKAFEMFQDKDMIFTINISIDDIRNTQTQTYIIDMISRFNRPHNIVFEIIESEEIEDYGQVKAFVKELKKYGVKIAIDDFGSGYSNFMHLLELDINFIKIDGSIIKNILHDQNSQILIESIVFMANKLNIKIIAEFVTSKKIFDVVTSLGVDYTQGDYIGKPNPDLPNLMRKIS; the protein is encoded by the coding sequence ATGAAAAATGAAAATTCTAAAAAAATAAAATTGCTAGAGTATAACGTACAACACTCTATGGATATTAGAGAAAAACCTCATATAGATATTGAACAGACTCAACTGCTTAACGAGTACAAAAAAGCGGTCGATCAGAGTACTATCGTATCAAAGACTGACAAGAATGGCGTTATTATATATGTTAATGATGCATTTGAGACCGTATCAGGGTATTCAAAAGATGAACTTATAGGTGCTTCACAGAGTATCATTAGACATACAGATACCCCTTTAGAGACTTTTAAAGCTATGTGGGAGACGATACTCAACAAACAGCCTTGGCATGGTATTCTAAAAAACCGTGCAAAAGATGGTAGCGCTTATTATGTGGATACGACCATCTCACCGATTTTGGGAACCAATGGTGAAATAGAAGAATTTATTGCTATGCGTCATGACATCACAAAGATATTTGAACAAGAACAGCTTATCAATAGACAGTTTACCGATGTTCTTACAGGTTTACCGAACCGTCTCAAACTCCTTCAAGAGCTTGAAAAAGAAGATTATAAGGAATTAATTCTCTTTGATCTTGATGCCTTTCAGGATGTTAACAAACTTTATGGGCAGGCTATAGGAGATGAGATACTCAAAAGAGTTGCTCTTTATATCACAGAAGTCTTCAGCAAAAAGAAGAAGCAGGTTTACAAATTGCCTGGAGATGTATTTGCTATTCTCTGTTTTGATGCATGTGTTGAAGACGCTTGCAAAGAAATCATCAGCACTTTCATTCAAGAGTTTTCCGAGAATCTTTTTCAGATCGGCGAACATGAGATCTATTTGAGCATAGCAGCCGGAGTAGGCTACGGAAAGAATAGTGACATACTTATCAATGCAAATATCGCACTTAATAATGCCAAGAAGCTTAAACTACCGTTTTCCTTTTACAATCTAACAGAAGAAGAAGAAGCGTACTATGTTCATAGCCATAAGATGATTAAAACACTTAAATATGCAATCTTAAACGATCTCGTCATCCCCTATTTTCATCCTATTTATAACAGCCAAACATGTAAAATAGAGAAATACGAAGTATTGATGCGTATCATAAATGAAAATGGAGAAGTTGTTGATCCCTTGTCATTTTTAGATATCTCCCGCAAAATAAAAATTTACCCTGAATTAACGAAAATCATTATTCGTAAAGCATTTGAAATGTTTCAGGACAAAGATATGATTTTTACCATTAACATTTCCATAGATGATATTCGAAACACGCAAACACAAACCTATATCATAGATATGATCAGTAGATTCAATAGACCACATAATATTGTTTTTGAGATTATTGAATCTGAAGAAATAGAGGACTACGGTCAAGTGAAAGCATTCGTTAAAGAATTAAAAAAATACGGAGTAAAGATTGCTATAGACGACTTTGGCTCAGGATATTCAAACTTTATGCATCTGCTGGAGCTGGATATAAACTTCATTAAAATAGATGGCTCTATTATCAAAAATATCCTTCATGATCAGAATTCGCAGATACTTATCGAGAGCATTGTGTTCATGGCAAATAAGCTCAACATAAAAATTATTGCCGAATTTGTTACTTCAAAAAAAATATTTGATGTAGTTACCTCTCTAGGTGTTGATTATACACAAGGAGATTATATTGGCAAACCAAACCCGGACTTGCCGAATTTGATGAGAAAGATAAGTTGA